The Solanum lycopersicum chromosome 2, SLM_r2.1 DNA window CACCATTAATTAATCTTTCCTAAGAGATGGTTTTGGGTTCTGGTTCAAAGTTCTGGGCACTTTCAAGGCAACTTGGCCAGCTTCTAGCTAATTTTATAACAGTTTCTCAATGCTTTGGTGTAAACAGATAACATGTCGGACACCATTGGAACAAGAGACGACCAGATCATGGGtgctcataaaataaaatattctccACGTACAATCCTAACATTGTACATTCAAGTTATCAAGGAagcaagaaatttaaaaatcttttaataattttaagcGACAAATAACACGTATAAAGCAGTGGACTTCggttgatgaactaaaataccAGCAATACTTGGGACATGATATGAGAGTTCCTTTCAATTATTgactatatattttataaattctgTACTTTCTCGTCTGATTTACCAACCAAATTATTTGTTAGGCAAGTGTTGCACGTGTGGCATAGGACCCGCTACCCACCTTTCAACTTCATTCTACATATCTAGTTTACAGCCACcgcatattttttcttttttgggaaCAAAAGGACATATAAATCGACGATAaggatgaaaattttgaattgatttttccaCCACCATATTTTTCTCATACACTAGGACTATAACAATGAAATGGAGACATTGCAACGACTACATCTCATTTCCAAACTATTCATAACGTAACTaaatattaatctatttttaaaaaaattaaaaacttgtaCATGGTTCGCTACCTTAAACATAGAGATGTATATTTGGTTGAGATAATAAAAGATGTTggttacataaaaaaaaaaaaacagcagCATGTTGGAGAAATTAAGGATGGAATtaataaagaagaaatttaGTTTTGTTTGGTTTGAATTAGTGGGTTTTGCTGAAGGGGCATGATGTTGATAGGCAGTTTGTTCTTCATCTTCACTGTTGGAAAATAGACAATCTCATCCTTCTCTGCCACCCATCTGTTCATCAACACAATAGAAAGTGATTGCTCATTAATTATTACTCTTGTAGTATACTCAATTACCACTATCTTTCTTGCTTAGCTACTTGATAACAAAATAACTAAACACTACTATTCccacttcttttttatttttttccgtTCCAACAACTACGTCTCAATCTCAAGCtacgaaaaatatatattggagGTCGCGTTTTTACCGGTAGGTGGTGACAAGATGGTGGAGGAAAATTGAGATTTCAAGCCTTGAAAGTTCTAAACCAGGACATAGCCTCTGTCCTCCACCAAAGGGTGTAAATGTATTGCTGGTCACAGCAACTCCAACTTTCTGCCAAGCCAAACAATTAGTTAGAATTTTAAttgcttcaattttttaattgtataaaagGAATTAAAAACTGACCTCCCATCTGGAGGGATCAAAATTGTATggattttcataattttcttcatCCATGTGAACTGAAGTGAAGGATGCCAAAACACACCATCCTTTTGGTATCAAATGCCCTGTATTCACAACACCACAATATATATTTCGAGTTAGTTTTATGGATGGTCactcaacttttatttttaccccgctaaaattaaagtaatatttGTAACGCGTATGAAGCAGGTACACTAGTTAATTTAGGAGGCCTACACAGAGAAGGGAAAATGGTGTATCATAAAGAAGTGAAATACATACCTTTAATTTTGACATCTTTGAGAGATTTTCTCCAAACTGCATTAATGATATTTGCCAATCTCAACGTTTCACTGATAACCTGTCATCCCATAAAACTGAATTTAATCTTCTCTTTATCATaaacattcaaaaatttgatcaaattttcaacctgtttatataatttttttaaaaaagacagAATTAAAGATTACTAGGGTATTATTTTTGGCACTGTGAGTACATTTATAAAAGGACTTGATTGAACCTACATGTATATAGTGCAACACTAGACTGAAAAAGTatgacaatttatttttatatgataaaaatgaaaCCTAACATTCTGAGTGAAGGGCATTGACAAATAATCAGTCCAACTATAGTCCTCACAACAGCTTATCTTCTGCTGCTTCAATTCCAAATTCTCCTCCTGCAATTATTCCAGCAAAACAACTAATTTgtgataagaaaattaaaaagagagtAATCAAGAACAGAGAACTAATGTATAGAACGACGCCTCAACTTTTGTCTTCTCCAATGACTCAGAATAAAATTCATTCTAATCTCTATATTGTTAGAATTGGTCCAGAGTAACACTACTTtgtattgtaatatttttttcaacctACATCCTAGCCAAACTAATTGTCACTCTTATCAGTaagtatatatagaaaaatacaGAGTGTATTAGCTTAGTTCATGTCATTATGaaagaataataaatgtaaGGTTTTCTAGTTTGCTAAATTACTCATATTTAATAATCGGTTTGAAGAATTGAGCAGTATAAAAAACTGTAGCTATTTCATATAGGAGTATACTTGGAaacattactattttttatcTCAAAGTTTTCTAAAGCAACACTTATTTTAGGATAATTTGCGACCAAGCAAGACCACCAAAAAAAGTGTCGGCACAAGTTTCAAGAAGAAGAGCACGGGGGTTGTAAAGTTGGTCCACAACTGACAGCCGTTAAATCAATATCGTACGGCTAAAAACCATAGTCTtccatatttatttaaaaaaatactccattttaaatagttttggTGTGTCCACAGTTTTGAAAATGACTTGGTAGAAaaggataaattaattaaataaaagttaaaagatcatATGACTATGACATATAATTCCCCACCACCCACACGTGGGGCAAGCAAGCAATCATTCCTCCCAAACCTTCGTACTTTAGCCCAAGCAAAGCCTATCCGTCCATTTATTATATCCAAAACAGTCAATTTTACTAAggtttatttttaagttaagaCCTATCTATAGCTCTGTTTTGTTTTAATTCGACGATTTTTATACTGTCAATTCATATAAGTTAAATCGTAGTACATACCAGCAAGCGATGCAGAGCGACGGGATTGTCGCTTAGAAATTTGACGGCTAAGGTGATCACGGTTGGTACGGTCTCTTCTCCAGGGATCATCATCTCTATCAAGTTGCCACTGGTGAAATCATACGGCAGAGGTTGCTTTGCCCCATCAGCATTCCCTAAGAGCACGTCAATTGCATCATTTGGGAAacccttttcttcttttttctccatGCTTAATTTTCTCTCCTCTACCATCTTCTCTACCATTCTTGTTAACCTTTCTTTCGCCTAAACAAACACTTAAAAATAGTGTTACTACAACTCACACATACATAtaagtttatatataataatcaacaaaagattaccTTTAATGATTTGTAGAGAGTGGTTCCAGGAAGCTTAATGGGCAAACAAATCAAGCCTTTGGTGAGTTCTTCAAATTCTTTCTTGAGTAAGTTCAATTCTTCTCCAGGGTCCACGCCTAGTATCAGCTTGACTAATACTTCAAATGAAATCTTCAATAGCCAACAACAGGAGATGTTACAAAAATGGACCAATAAAAAGTAATGTCCGCATATATTCTGTACTTCATGAACTTGTGAAATTAGACTGAATATATTTACTAattgacaatatttttattattattattacatactATAAGATATTGATAAAGAATGAAATACTATTACATTTGATGGTGCCCATATGATGTGACATTGAGCGGAGTGGGCTCAAATTAAACGTAGTGATGGGGGACGATGAgacataacataacataaatGCATGCATGTGCAGCAAAGAATTTAGATATAGACCTTTTTGGCTTCATCTTGTAGGTAGACGACGTTGTGTTGTTTTTCGAGCCATGTTGACAAGAAATGG harbors:
- the LOC101245605 gene encoding 3-epi-6-deoxocathasterone 23-monooxygenase CYP90C1, with product MEEKSENWIWICMVTVFWLIYKIRKKQKEDKEREIGVPRGNSGWPLLGETLDFIASGYTSRPVTFMEKRKSLYGNVFKSNILGKGIIVSTDAEVNKVVLQNNGDVFIPCYPKSITELFGKNSILQMNGAVHKRLHGLIGSFLKSPQLKARITRDIEASVRHFLSTWLEKQHNVVYLQDEAKKISFEVLVKLILGVDPGEELNLLKKEFEELTKGLICLPIKLPGTTLYKSLKAKERLTRMVEKMVEERKLSMEKKEEKGFPNDAIDVLLGNADGAKQPLPYDFTSGNLIEMMIPGEETVPTVITLAVKFLSDNPVALHRLLEENLELKQQKISCCEDYSWTDYLSMPFTQNVISETLRLANIINAVWRKSLKDVKIKGHLIPKGWCVLASFTSVHMDEENYENPYNFDPSRWEKVGVAVTSNTFTPFGGGQRLCPGLELSRLEISIFLHHLVTTYRWVAEKDEIVYFPTVKMKNKLPINIMPLQQNPLIQTKQN